A stretch of Paenibacillus mucilaginosus 3016 DNA encodes these proteins:
- the rfbB gene encoding dTDP-glucose 4,6-dehydratase: MRRMMVTGGMGFIGSNFIRYWLERHPEDTVLNLDLLTYAGREENLADVVRDPRYALSVGDIADPMVFRLLEEEKIDTVVHFAAESHVDQSILDPQRFVRTNVLGTQNLLEAARRTGVKKFVHISTDEVYGTLGSTGAFTEETPLAPNSPYSASKAGSDLLVRAYCETYGFPAVITRCSNNYGPYQFPEKLIPKIITRALRGEDIPVYGDGLYVRDWLHVEDHCSGIERVILQGRQGEVYNIGGGNERTNLSMVRLILEELGRPLSLIRHVEDRPGHDRRYAIDALKIRRELGWQPLRSLEEGLKTTVQWYVEHQDWWEPLLAGGGQQE, translated from the coding sequence ATGAGACGAATGATGGTAACCGGAGGCATGGGCTTCATCGGCAGCAACTTCATCCGGTATTGGCTGGAGCGCCACCCGGAGGATACGGTGCTGAATCTGGACCTGCTGACCTATGCGGGACGCGAGGAGAATCTGGCGGACGTCGTCCGTGATCCCCGTTATGCCCTGAGTGTGGGGGACATTGCGGATCCGATGGTGTTCCGGCTGCTCGAGGAAGAGAAGATCGATACCGTCGTTCATTTTGCGGCGGAATCGCATGTGGACCAGAGCATCCTCGATCCGCAGCGGTTCGTGCGTACGAATGTGCTCGGCACCCAGAACCTGCTGGAGGCTGCCCGCCGGACCGGCGTCAAGAAGTTCGTTCACATCTCGACGGACGAGGTCTACGGCACGCTCGGCAGTACGGGCGCATTCACGGAAGAGACGCCTTTGGCCCCGAACAGTCCTTATTCGGCGAGCAAGGCGGGCTCGGACCTCTTGGTGCGGGCATACTGCGAGACGTACGGATTTCCTGCCGTCATTACGCGGTGCTCGAATAACTACGGACCGTACCAGTTCCCGGAGAAGCTGATTCCGAAGATCATTACCCGGGCGCTTCGGGGAGAGGACATTCCCGTGTACGGTGACGGACTCTACGTTCGTGACTGGCTCCATGTGGAGGATCACTGCTCGGGGATCGAGCGGGTGATTCTGCAGGGAAGGCAGGGGGAAGTCTACAACATCGGCGGAGGGAACGAACGGACGAATCTGAGCATGGTCCGCTTGATTCTGGAGGAGCTGGGCCGGCCCCTGTCGCTGATCCGCCATGTCGAGGACCGGCCGGGGCACGACCGCCGGTATGCGATCGATGCCTTGAAGATCCGCAGGGAGCTCGGATGGCAGCCGCTGCGGAGCCTGGAAGAAGGGCTGAAGACGACGGTGCAGTGGTATGTGGAGCATCAGGATTGGTGGGAGCCTCTCCTGGCCGGAGGGGGACAACAAGAATAG
- a CDS encoding GDP-mannose 4,6-dehydratase, with the protein MKTLITGISGFAGSHLAEYLLKQGVEVIGTIRGRSPMNHIRHLLGRIRLVECELRDPISVDTLIREERPERIFHLAAQSFVPASWNSPIDTICNNVAGEVHLFEAVRSHGVDCRIQIACSSEEYGHVNPDEVPIKETNPIRPLSPYAISKVAQDYLGYQYYRSCGLHTVMTRTFNHTGPRRGESFVTSSLAKQIADIEKGKKDPVIHVGNLQAKRDFTDVRDVVRAYWLALEKGGAGETYNIASGTCCAIEEVLQKLLSFSTVQIRIEEDPARLRPSDVEILLGDYTKFHRKTGWKPEIPFERTLEDLLNYWRSQP; encoded by the coding sequence ATAAAAACGCTGATTACCGGGATTTCCGGTTTTGCCGGGAGCCATCTGGCCGAGTATTTGCTGAAGCAGGGGGTCGAGGTCATCGGGACGATCCGCGGGCGGAGCCCCATGAATCATATCCGGCATCTCCTCGGCCGGATCCGCCTGGTGGAGTGCGAGCTGCGCGACCCGATCTCCGTGGATACGCTGATCCGCGAAGAGAGGCCGGAGCGCATCTTCCATCTCGCCGCCCAGAGCTTCGTGCCGGCCTCCTGGAATTCGCCGATCGATACGATCTGCAACAACGTGGCGGGAGAGGTCCATCTCTTCGAGGCCGTCCGCAGCCACGGGGTGGACTGCCGCATCCAGATCGCCTGCTCCAGCGAGGAATACGGCCATGTGAATCCGGACGAGGTGCCGATCAAAGAGACGAATCCGATCCGTCCGCTCAGCCCCTACGCCATATCGAAGGTGGCCCAGGATTATCTCGGGTACCAGTATTACCGGAGCTGCGGTCTGCACACGGTCATGACGCGCACCTTCAACCATACGGGCCCGCGCAGGGGAGAGAGCTTCGTCACCTCCAGCCTTGCCAAGCAGATTGCAGATATTGAGAAGGGGAAAAAGGATCCGGTCATCCATGTCGGCAACCTGCAGGCAAAGCGGGACTTCACCGACGTGCGCGACGTTGTGCGCGCTTATTGGCTGGCCCTGGAGAAAGGCGGCGCCGGGGAGACCTACAACATCGCTTCAGGCACCTGCTGTGCGATCGAGGAGGTGCTGCAGAAGCTTCTGTCCTTCAGCACCGTACAGATCCGCATTGAAGAGGATCCGGCCCGCCTGCGTCCGTCGGATGTGGAGATTCTCCTCGGCGATTACACGAAGTTCCACCGGAAGACGGGATGGAAGCCCGAAATTCCATTCGAGCGGACGCTGGAGGATCTGCTGAACTATTGGCGGTCGCAGCCATGA
- a CDS encoding dTDP-4-dehydrorhamnose 3,5-epimerase family protein, with protein MIRNVLTKTLIRHSDDRGFFMELLREDDEIFNGFGQASLSLSYPGVIKAFHYHAQQDDIWYFPSGQAQVVLHDLRPDSPTYKQTDVYYMGELSPYLLFIPRGVAHGYRVLGHLPATIVYFTNKAYDPADPDEFRLAYNDPDIGFNWQTRFR; from the coding sequence ATGATTCGAAACGTGCTGACCAAGACGCTGATCCGGCATAGCGACGACCGGGGATTTTTCATGGAGCTGCTGCGGGAGGACGACGAAATCTTCAACGGCTTCGGGCAGGCTTCCTTGTCCCTGAGCTATCCGGGAGTAATCAAAGCGTTCCACTACCACGCGCAGCAGGATGATATCTGGTACTTCCCGTCGGGGCAGGCTCAGGTGGTGCTGCATGATCTGCGGCCGGATTCGCCGACCTACAAGCAGACGGACGTGTATTACATGGGAGAACTCAGTCCGTATCTGCTCTTCATCCCGCGGGGCGTGGCCCACGGCTACCGGGTGCTGGGGCATCTGCCGGCGACGATCGTCTACTTCACGAACAAGGCCTATGATCCGGCCGACCCGGATGAATTCCGGCTGGCTTACAACGACCCGGATATCGGTTTCAACTGGCAGACCCGATTCCGCTGA
- the rfbD gene encoding dTDP-4-dehydrorhamnose reductase: MKIGITGAGGQLGQDLIRMLESRHELVAWKHQDLNITDEKAVEQAFALHRPDAVIHAAAFTGVDAAEKNLDAAYMVNAFGTRHVAWAAHTIGAKMVYVSTDYVFDGRKGEPYTEGDRTAPLGIYGNSKLLGEKFTEFLCDRHFIVRTSWLYGLSGSNFVTKVLQLAKEQGSLRMVSDQYGSPTYTLDLAAQIAELIETEEYGVYHVSNRGFCSRLRFAEAILEIAGLAGVRLEAVESAELSLPAERPVHSGLSDLALRRRGFGRMRHWKSALEAFIREDLKCGGLEHNEDGEEGPKDDSKRADQDADPA, encoded by the coding sequence GTGAAGATTGGCATTACCGGTGCAGGCGGACAGCTCGGGCAGGATCTCATCCGGATGCTGGAGTCCCGGCATGAGCTCGTGGCCTGGAAGCACCAGGACCTCAATATCACCGATGAGAAGGCGGTGGAACAGGCCTTTGCCCTTCACCGGCCGGACGCGGTGATTCATGCGGCTGCCTTCACCGGGGTCGACGCGGCGGAGAAGAATCTTGATGCGGCCTATATGGTGAATGCCTTCGGCACGCGCCATGTGGCCTGGGCTGCGCATACCATCGGCGCCAAGATGGTCTATGTCAGCACGGACTACGTGTTCGACGGCCGGAAGGGTGAGCCCTATACGGAAGGGGACCGGACGGCACCGCTCGGCATCTACGGCAACTCGAAGCTGCTCGGGGAGAAGTTCACGGAGTTTTTGTGCGACCGCCACTTTATCGTGCGTACTTCCTGGCTGTACGGCCTCTCCGGCTCCAACTTCGTCACGAAGGTGCTGCAGCTGGCGAAGGAGCAGGGATCGCTCCGCATGGTGTCCGACCAGTACGGTTCTCCGACCTACACGCTGGACCTTGCCGCCCAGATTGCGGAGCTGATCGAAACTGAGGAATACGGAGTCTACCACGTGTCCAACCGCGGGTTCTGCAGCCGTCTGCGGTTCGCGGAAGCGATCCTGGAGATCGCCGGCCTTGCGGGCGTGAGGCTCGAAGCGGTGGAGTCGGCGGAGCTCTCTCTCCCGGCGGAACGGCCTGTGCATTCCGGACTCTCCGATCTGGCCCTGCGCCGGCGTGGATTCGGACGGATGCGCCACTGGAAAAGCGCGCTGGAGGCTTTCATCCGGGAAGACCTGAAATGCGGGGGACTGGAACACAATGAGGACGGAGAGGAGGGGCCCAAGGATGATTCGAAACGTGCTGACCAAGACGCTGATCCGGCATAG
- a CDS encoding DUF1796 family putative cysteine peptidase yields MRLAELRRPYDYCISLGNNCMPAMELEKKGLKRETLPLDWVISRSTTRVAELLLYRFPNYMQLPNLVIRCPDPKLGTYVVEDLVNGIESYHDFALFLNTSSSLPEYPVFRVRLERRIERLYRILQEKRDLLFIRTGEVTPEEGRLLKGVIEQITGPGKTAHLLIINNHPRLALPRELDWGIPGVCTVEIPYSQTQAERNRAFFGGLLEGISVR; encoded by the coding sequence ATGAGACTAGCGGAGCTGAGAAGACCTTACGATTACTGCATTTCGCTCGGGAATAACTGCATGCCGGCCATGGAACTGGAGAAAAAGGGGCTGAAGCGGGAAACCCTGCCGCTCGACTGGGTTATATCCCGCTCGACAACCAGGGTGGCCGAGCTGCTGCTTTACCGGTTTCCGAATTACATGCAGCTGCCGAACCTGGTCATCCGCTGCCCGGACCCGAAGCTCGGCACTTACGTCGTCGAGGACCTGGTGAACGGGATCGAGTCGTATCACGATTTTGCGTTGTTTCTCAATACAAGCTCGTCCCTGCCGGAATATCCGGTGTTCCGGGTGAGGCTGGAGCGGCGAATCGAGAGGCTGTACAGAATCCTTCAGGAAAAGAGGGACTTGCTGTTCATCCGTACGGGCGAAGTGACGCCCGAGGAAGGACGGCTGCTCAAGGGGGTAATCGAGCAGATTACCGGTCCGGGCAAGACGGCCCATCTGCTCATCATCAACAACCATCCGCGCCTTGCGCTTCCGAGGGAGCTGGACTGGGGCATCCCCGGCGTATGTACGGTGGAAATACCGTATTCGCAGACGCAGGCCGAGAGGAACCGGGCTTTCTTCGGGGGGCTGCTCGAAGGGATTTCCGTGCGCTGA
- a CDS encoding glycosyltransferase family 4 protein gives MMLITAVKTVKKRKRRGKAASWKLKRGKGSTARRKKKKLPGTPAKGKKRRRKRSLHARGRKGAGKRGRMRLRKRVKKRRRRIKHRIEPAPLQIAVQEEHPPAEAPAQTTEEVPQLLPGAALIGYARGEFGLGESLRLAAGAMEAAGIPFGIIDYPLSGPSRDTSWIHKESTAMYRTNIFHVNADSMGPVWQFVSGRTKGRYNIGYWHWELPDLREADLQAFDYVDEVWTPTAFVQESVKKRSPVPVMRIPHGIHVPVQPEWGRAAFALPADRFLFMSMFDVHSSTRRKNPHAVISAFKEAFGPDDRNVGLVLKVKGRDSGIDDLHTLYRLLEGYRNIYLIERVLSRLEVNSLLNSVDCFVSLHRSEGFGLGLAEAMYLGKPVIGTNWSGNTDFMRPDNACPVDYRLVPVGESWGPYDAGQIWAEPDTRHAAAYMRELVSHPGYRARIAANGQQTIRSEFSPRSVGEQIRARLSELGLL, from the coding sequence ATGATGCTGATCACTGCCGTCAAGACCGTGAAGAAGAGAAAGCGGCGGGGAAAAGCCGCGTCATGGAAGCTGAAACGGGGGAAGGGCAGCACGGCCCGGAGGAAAAAGAAGAAGCTCCCCGGCACTCCCGCTAAGGGGAAGAAGCGCCGCAGGAAGCGGAGCCTGCATGCCAGGGGCCGAAAGGGCGCAGGCAAGCGGGGGAGGATGCGTCTGAGGAAACGGGTGAAAAAGCGCCGGCGCCGGATAAAGCACCGGATAGAGCCTGCTCCGTTACAGATAGCCGTTCAGGAGGAGCACCCGCCCGCAGAAGCACCGGCACAGACGACGGAAGAAGTGCCGCAGCTGCTGCCGGGAGCCGCACTTATCGGCTATGCCCGCGGAGAATTCGGACTCGGCGAGTCGCTGAGGCTGGCGGCCGGCGCGATGGAGGCGGCGGGGATTCCCTTCGGCATCATCGACTATCCTCTTTCCGGCCCAAGCAGAGACACGTCCTGGATTCATAAGGAAAGCACCGCGATGTACCGGACCAATATCTTCCACGTCAATGCCGATTCCATGGGCCCCGTATGGCAGTTCGTATCCGGCCGGACGAAAGGGAGGTACAATATCGGCTACTGGCACTGGGAGCTGCCGGACCTGAGGGAAGCGGACCTCCAGGCCTTCGATTATGTGGATGAGGTATGGACCCCGACGGCGTTCGTGCAGGAGAGCGTGAAGAAACGGTCGCCGGTTCCGGTTATGCGGATCCCGCATGGCATCCATGTTCCCGTACAGCCGGAGTGGGGCCGGGCTGCCTTCGCGCTGCCGGCGGACCGGTTCCTGTTCATGTCCATGTTCGATGTGCACAGCAGCACCCGGAGGAAGAATCCGCATGCGGTAATCTCGGCCTTCAAGGAGGCCTTCGGTCCGGACGATCGGAATGTGGGCCTTGTGCTCAAGGTGAAGGGGAGAGATTCGGGAATCGACGACCTGCACACCCTTTATCGGCTGCTGGAAGGCTACCGCAATATTTATTTGATCGAACGGGTGCTCTCCCGTCTCGAAGTGAACTCCCTGCTGAACAGCGTGGACTGCTTTGTTTCCCTGCACCGCTCCGAAGGCTTCGGACTCGGTCTCGCGGAGGCCATGTACCTCGGCAAGCCGGTGATCGGCACGAATTGGTCGGGGAACACCGATTTCATGCGGCCGGACAATGCCTGTCCCGTCGATTACCGGCTGGTCCCGGTGGGCGAGAGCTGGGGACCGTACGATGCGGGTCAAATCTGGGCGGAGCCGGATACCCGGCATGCGGCGGCGTATATGCGCGAGCTGGTGAGCCATCCGGGCTACCGCGCGAGGATTGCGGCGAATGGACAGCAGACGATCCGCAGCGAGTTTTCGCCCCGGAGCGTCGGCGAGCAGATCCGGGCCCGGCTGAGCGAACTGGGCTTGCTGTAG
- a CDS encoding sugar phosphate nucleotidyltransferase, with protein sequence MKGVIVAGGSGTRLRPLTDLVNKHLLPVGGYPMIHYALAKMAEAGIREVLLITGKASAGLFTQYIGSGEPWEIQVTYRIQERPGGIAEAVSLAEGFIRPGDKFVVLLGDNLFEDSLAAAVSEFQEQPTGARVFLKEVPDPRRYGVPVLRDGRIVSIEEKPENPPSTYCVTGIYMYDAGVFGEIRQVTRSARGELEITDVNNRYAAAGLLQYGMLEGWWADAGTPRSLLEAGLRLMKGES encoded by the coding sequence ATGAAAGGAGTCATTGTGGCCGGCGGAAGCGGAACGCGGCTTCGGCCGCTGACGGATCTGGTGAATAAGCACCTGCTGCCGGTCGGAGGCTACCCCATGATCCACTACGCCCTCGCCAAGATGGCCGAAGCGGGGATCCGGGAGGTGCTGCTGATCACCGGCAAGGCTTCGGCCGGTCTGTTCACCCAGTATATCGGCAGCGGGGAACCGTGGGAGATTCAGGTCACGTACCGGATTCAGGAACGGCCCGGCGGCATCGCCGAAGCGGTCTCGCTGGCCGAGGGGTTTATCCGCCCCGGAGACAAGTTCGTGGTTCTTCTCGGGGATAACCTGTTCGAGGATTCGCTCGCTGCGGCGGTAAGCGAATTTCAGGAACAGCCGACAGGAGCGCGGGTGTTCCTGAAGGAAGTGCCCGACCCCCGCCGCTACGGTGTCCCGGTCCTCCGGGACGGGAGGATCGTATCCATTGAGGAAAAGCCGGAGAATCCTCCTTCGACCTACTGCGTAACGGGAATTTATATGTATGATGCCGGCGTGTTCGGGGAGATCCGTCAGGTGACGCGCTCTGCACGGGGAGAGCTGGAGATTACGGACGTCAACAACCGCTATGCCGCCGCCGGCCTGCTGCAGTACGGCATGCTCGAAGGCTGGTGGGCGGATGCGGGCACCCCGCGCTCCCTGCTGGAGGCGGGACTCAGGTTAATGAAAGGTGAATCGTAA
- a CDS encoding WIAG-tail domain — MTGEKIAPASVGTSQLADGAVSSEKLGQGAVTEEKLAPWSIASEHLKLNSIVHDHLAPGSVRGTNIASKQIESFHLADEAVQSEQIKDGSVTSGKLAKNVIQSIHLSESSVEGRHVQAGGIDGSHLAPHSVSAEKIVSGSIGSSQLSDGSVTMEKLANGAVTSLKLAPKSVHSGHLAAGTVLSVHLEPKAVQTVHLGPAAVGTEHLQDRSVTVDKLQERSVTAIHLAPGAVQSQHLMENIVQSMHLGNQSVTTSKLSVESVSTDKLTNLAVTSAKLAHVSVTSEKLAREAVQSEHLSPGAVGSSHLAKSAVKSQQLATGAVTRDKLENASVSGEKLAEGAVTSLHLTTGAVRTQHLAEGAVEGSRIAPVTITGTHMAPGAVGGEQLAIAAVSAEKLAANAVTAEKLGAESVTAQKLAAESVTAEKLAADSVTAEKLAAESVTRVKLGAESVTAEKLASESVTAEKLAAESVTAEKLGAESVTAEKLADESVTTEKLASESVTAEKLASESVTAEKLGAESVTAEKLAAESVTAEKLASETVTAEKLAPGSVTAERLAAEAVTTEKLASKSVTAEKLGVRSVTAEKLASGAVTGDKLASKSITAEKLASESVTTEKLGADSVTGEKLAPASVTGKHIADDSIDGLHIKQESVSGYHLLPGSISLLHLEPSLQALLSAHAAASAAPAAEPAGAADAPEARETPGTDTAAPEASLEPASMEPASMEPAGLTAEVSEAVQEVPVAPEAGPAADADAVVTQGIITELASAEAHLTESEPVINVEPAAGVLTEQEASAAAAPEIEQPQQADLGVESEQLPVVEAAETREAEDTHIAVTEAAAVPVVPVTAPLQQFGLSLFLLPVEVVKVEVGVTFDRPFLDENYSLVATTSHQDCYAVIKSKGRESAILEIVRSRFSPECQGFVNWIAMGRSAE, encoded by the coding sequence GTGACTGGGGAGAAGATTGCCCCCGCCAGTGTCGGCACATCCCAGCTCGCGGACGGCGCGGTCTCATCGGAGAAGCTCGGCCAGGGGGCGGTGACCGAGGAGAAGCTGGCGCCATGGAGCATCGCTTCCGAGCATCTCAAGCTTAATTCCATCGTGCACGACCACTTGGCCCCCGGCAGTGTCCGCGGCACCAACATTGCATCGAAGCAGATCGAATCGTTCCATCTGGCGGATGAAGCGGTGCAGTCGGAGCAGATCAAGGATGGCTCGGTCACCTCCGGGAAGCTGGCCAAGAATGTGATTCAGAGCATTCACCTGTCCGAATCCAGCGTTGAAGGCAGGCATGTGCAGGCCGGAGGCATCGATGGAAGCCACCTGGCCCCTCACTCCGTATCCGCAGAGAAGATTGTATCCGGCAGCATCGGCAGCTCTCAGCTGTCGGACGGCTCAGTGACGATGGAGAAGCTGGCGAATGGGGCCGTGACTTCCCTGAAGCTTGCACCCAAGTCCGTGCATTCCGGGCATCTGGCGGCCGGAACGGTGCTTTCCGTTCACCTGGAACCGAAGGCCGTGCAGACCGTTCACCTGGGGCCGGCGGCTGTAGGCACCGAGCATCTTCAAGACCGCAGTGTCACCGTCGATAAGCTGCAGGAACGTTCGGTCACGGCCATCCATCTGGCGCCCGGAGCCGTACAGTCCCAGCATCTGATGGAAAATATCGTGCAATCCATGCATCTCGGCAACCAAAGTGTAACGACCTCGAAGCTCTCGGTGGAATCCGTATCGACCGACAAACTGACGAACCTGGCGGTAACTTCCGCCAAGCTGGCTCATGTCAGCGTCACTTCGGAGAAGCTGGCCCGGGAAGCGGTGCAGTCTGAGCACCTGTCCCCCGGAGCGGTCGGCAGCAGCCATCTGGCCAAATCGGCTGTGAAATCCCAGCAGCTGGCCACAGGGGCGGTCACCCGCGACAAGCTTGAGAATGCGTCGGTATCGGGGGAGAAGCTCGCAGAAGGGGCGGTCACCTCTCTGCATCTGACAACCGGTGCCGTGCGGACCCAGCACCTGGCTGAGGGTGCGGTGGAAGGCAGCCGGATAGCGCCTGTTACGATCACGGGGACCCATATGGCGCCTGGAGCCGTTGGCGGCGAACAGCTGGCGATCGCGGCGGTCTCCGCAGAGAAGCTTGCAGCGAACGCGGTGACGGCGGAGAAGCTGGGAGCGGAGTCGGTGACGGCGCAGAAGCTGGCGGCGGAGTCGGTGACGGCGGAGAAGCTGGCGGCGGACTCGGTGACGGCGGAGAAGCTGGCGGCCGAGTCGGTAACAAGAGTGAAGCTTGGAGCGGAGTCGGTGACGGCGGAGAAGCTGGCGTCGGAGTCGGTGACGGCAGAGAAGCTGGCGGCCGAGTCGGTGACGGCGGAGAAGCTGGGAGCGGAGTCGGTGACGGCGGAGAAGCTGGCCGATGAGTCGGTAACGACGGAGAAGCTGGCCTCGGAGTCGGTGACGGCGGAGAAGCTGGCCTCGGAGTCGGTGACGGCAGAGAAGCTCGGGGCGGAATCCGTAACGGCAGAGAAGCTGGCGGCAGAGTCGGTGACGGCGGAGAAGCTGGCATCGGAGACGGTGACGGCGGAGAAACTCGCCCCGGGGTCCGTGACGGCGGAGAGACTGGCGGCGGAAGCGGTGACGACGGAAAAGCTGGCGTCCAAATCGGTGACGGCGGAGAAGCTCGGGGTAAGGTCGGTGACGGCGGAGAAGCTGGCGTCCGGCGCGGTCACCGGCGATAAGCTCGCTTCGAAGTCCATTACCGCCGAGAAGCTGGCATCGGAGTCGGTAACCACGGAGAAGCTGGGTGCCGATTCGGTTACGGGGGAGAAGCTTGCGCCCGCCTCCGTTACCGGCAAGCACATCGCCGATGATTCCATCGATGGTCTGCACATCAAACAGGAATCGGTATCGGGGTATCACCTGCTGCCGGGAAGCATCTCGCTGCTGCATCTGGAGCCCTCGCTGCAGGCTCTCCTCAGCGCCCATGCAGCTGCATCCGCAGCTCCGGCGGCGGAACCGGCCGGTGCAGCGGATGCTCCGGAAGCCAGGGAGACGCCCGGTACCGATACGGCTGCTCCGGAAGCTTCATTGGAACCAGCTTCAATGGAACCAGCTTCAATGGAGCCGGCCGGTCTTACGGCAGAGGTCAGCGAAGCGGTGCAGGAAGTGCCTGTGGCGCCGGAGGCGGGGCCTGCCGCAGATGCGGATGCGGTTGTTACGCAAGGGATCATCACAGAGCTTGCCTCTGCAGAGGCTCATTTGACGGAGAGCGAGCCTGTGATCAACGTGGAGCCTGCCGCCGGAGTCCTCACAGAACAGGAGGCGTCCGCAGCGGCAGCACCAGAGATCGAGCAGCCGCAGCAGGCGGACCTAGGCGTTGAATCGGAACAGCTGCCAGTGGTGGAGGCAGCTGAAACCCGGGAAGCGGAAGATACGCACATCGCGGTAACGGAGGCTGCAGCAGTCCCTGTTGTTCCGGTCACGGCCCCGCTGCAGCAGTTCGGGCTCAGCCTGTTCCTGCTGCCGGTGGAGGTGGTCAAGGTAGAGGTAGGCGTAACGTTCGACCGGCCGTTCCTGGATGAGAACTATTCGCTCGTCGCTACGACCAGCCACCAGGACTGCTACGCGGTCATCAAGTCGAAGGGACGCGAGAGCGCCATCCTGGAGATCGTCCGCAGCCGGTTCTCGCCGGAGTGCCAGGGCTTCGTTAACTGGATTGCGATGGGCCGCTCCGCAGAATAA
- a CDS encoding glycosyltransferase: protein MKTLRRPLLHQDVKRPKRTRRRKRRLRRLPAAPKTRSTVRKNSRLRQAAVKRRRVKKPGSRRSPAKPRLLRRPAVRSTEAAAVRIPYTGAPGINLIGYNRAEMGLGEGCRLLALALESCGMPYGINNFERGNPSRMGDLSWAHREQEGHPYRVNLFHVNGDNMRYVREEFGDAFMKERYNIGYWAWELSELPDSWRDGFTGLQEIWTPTTFVRDVLARHTALPVRAMPYGIRIPGTFDRAALRARFGLPPASFLFLSMFDVFSTSLRKNPSGAIEAFRRAFPSGSSGAALVVKINNAEAKPEEVEKLRTAVEGCPNILLLPERLTRQEVYGLLAACDSFVSLHRSEGFGLVLAEAMYLGKPVIATDWSGNTDFMNGENSIPVRFELQPVGQDAGPYTSAQVWAEPDLEHAADGMRRAAADLPWSTALGCRGQMTIRSRFSPEASGLAVRQRLQELSLL from the coding sequence GTGAAGACACTCCGGAGGCCCCTCCTCCATCAGGACGTGAAGCGTCCGAAACGCACCCGGCGCCGCAAACGCCGGCTTCGCAGGCTCCCGGCCGCGCCCAAAACCCGTTCCACCGTCAGGAAGAACAGCCGCCTGCGCCAGGCGGCTGTCAAGAGACGGCGCGTCAAAAAGCCGGGAAGCCGCCGCTCCCCGGCCAAACCCAGGCTCCTCCGGCGGCCGGCTGTGCGCTCCACCGAAGCCGCAGCTGTCCGCATACCGTATACCGGAGCTCCCGGCATCAATCTCATTGGCTATAACCGCGCCGAAATGGGACTAGGCGAGGGCTGCCGCCTGCTCGCACTGGCTCTGGAGAGCTGCGGCATGCCGTACGGCATCAACAACTTCGAGCGGGGCAACCCTTCCCGCATGGGCGATCTCAGCTGGGCCCACCGCGAACAGGAAGGCCATCCGTACCGTGTGAATCTGTTTCATGTGAACGGGGACAACATGAGGTATGTAAGGGAGGAGTTCGGAGACGCTTTCATGAAAGAGCGCTACAACATCGGCTACTGGGCATGGGAGCTCTCCGAACTTCCTGATTCCTGGCGGGACGGCTTCACGGGCCTGCAGGAGATCTGGACGCCGACCACCTTCGTGCGGGATGTGCTCGCCCGGCATACGGCCCTTCCCGTCCGGGCGATGCCGTACGGCATCCGCATCCCGGGCACCTTCGACCGCGCCGCGCTGCGCGCCCGCTTCGGTCTGCCTCCCGCATCGTTCCTGTTCCTGAGCATGTTCGATGTCTTCAGCACATCGCTGCGCAAGAATCCGTCCGGAGCCATCGAAGCGTTCCGGCGCGCCTTCCCGTCCGGAAGCTCCGGAGCCGCCCTTGTGGTTAAGATCAACAACGCGGAGGCCAAGCCGGAAGAGGTCGAGAAGCTCCGGACCGCCGTCGAAGGGTGCCCGAATATTCTCCTTCTGCCGGAGCGGCTTACGCGCCAGGAGGTATACGGACTTCTTGCCGCGTGCGACAGCTTCGTCTCCCTCCACCGTTCGGAGGGCTTCGGCCTCGTGCTGGCGGAGGCGATGTACCTGGGCAAGCCGGTGATCGCGACGGACTGGTCCGGCAATACCGACTTCATGAACGGGGAGAACAGCATCCCCGTACGCTTCGAGCTGCAGCCGGTCGGCCAGGACGCAGGACCGTATACCTCCGCTCAGGTATGGGCGGAGCCGGACCTGGAGCACGCCGCCGATGGCATGCGCAGGGCTGCGGCGGATCTGCCCTGGAGCACCGCTCTGGGCTGCCGGGGGCAGATGACCATCCGCAGCCGCTTCTCGCCGGAAGCGTCCGGGCTGGCTGTCCGGCAGCGGCTTCAGGAGCTCAGTCTTCTCTGA